Below is a window of Undibacterium sp. YM2 DNA.
CCCAACCGCACCAGATGTGCAGGGACGCTGCATTCGGCCAGTGCGGCTATCGCCAGGCCTGCTTCGACCATCGCCAGTATGCCCAGCAGGCTGGGGCTGCTGTAGGTGGAGTAGTAGGGTAGGCCGCTTTTTTCCAGTGCGGTGAGGGTATGGGCGCGGGCGACGCAGCCTTTGTCGTACAGGGCGACTGGTAGCGGGCTTTTCTTCCAAACGGCGTGTTTTTCTGCGCCTACCCAGACCATGGGTTCACGGCGTATGAAGGCACCATCGAGACCTTCATCGCGGGTGACAAAGGCCAGATCGATGGCACCTTTCTTCAGCAGGGGTCTGAGCAACAGGCTTTGCAGGCACACCAGCTCTATTTCCACGCCAGTAAATCTCTTGGAAAACCGCTCCAGCACAGCAGGCAGTAGCGAGGATACATAATCATCCGGTGAACCCAGCACCACCTTGCCCACCACTTGTTGCGTGCGTAATGCATTCAGTGCCGCCTGTTCAGTCTGCAATAGCTGGCGGGCAAAGGGTAACAGGGTTTCACCCGCCAGCGTCAGGGCGATGCGCCGGGTATGCCGTTCAAACAGGGGCTGGCCCAGGCTGGTTTCAAGCTTGCTGATCTGCATGCTGACTGCGGCCTGTGACCTGTGCACGGCTTCTGCCGCGCTGACAAAGCTCAGGCGTTCGGCGGCCAGCACAAAGGTACGCAACTGACTGAGGTTGAGTTCAGATAAATTCATGATTCAGTTATTCGAAAGTATGATTTCAATTTAATCAGCTTGTCTGATGCATGGACAAAATTCATGATAGCGCAATAATCAATCAGAGAGCAAAACATGTCTGCGCCATCAGCCGCCATCCCTTACAACCGCAATGCCACACTGGCGTACATCGCCGCCATGCTGATGCTGGCAACGCTGGGCATCTTTATTCATGAAGCTGGCCTGGATGCTGTGACGACGGTATTCTTCCGCTGCCTGTTTGCCGCCATCGCGCTGGCGCTTTATTGCGCTTACAAAGGCATGTTTGTCGCTGCCAATTTCTCACGCAAGAACCTGGGGCTGGCAGTATTTGGTGGTGTGCTCATGGTGGTGAACTGGGTGACTTTTTTTGCAGCGATACAGCGCATAGGTATCTCGGTTACCACGATTGTTTTTCATGTGCAGCCGTTTATCGTCCTGCTGTTGGGAGCGGTGCTGTTCCGTGAAAAAATCGCTGCCAATAAACTGGCCTGGATATTCCTGGGCTTTTTCGGGTTGGTGCTGGCCTGCGGCTTGCAAGTGAGTGGAATACAGGTGAGTGGGCAAATAAATAAGCAATACCTGACAGGTTTGCTGCTGACACTGACAGGTGCATGCGCCTATGCTGGTGTGACCCTGACCACCCGCGCCATGCGCAATATGCCAGCACATCTGATTGCATTGATACACTGCCTGGTGGGCCTGGTCTTGCTGGCTGGTTTGGTCACCATCCCGGTTGATGGCATCAGGATGCAGCAATGGGCATGGCTGGCTGGGCTGGGCTTGATGCCAACCGCGCTGGCCTATGTATTGATCTATGGCGCATTACCCAAAATGCCTACGACGGCAATTGCGGTGCTGACCTTCGTCTATCCGGCGTCGGCGCTAGGTGTGGATTATCTTGTGTATGGGCAACACATCAGTCTGCTGCAAATGGCGGGACTGGTGCTGATCGTGCTGGCCAGCCTGGGTGTGAACTTGAACTGGTCGTGGTATGCAGTCAGGCAGAGGCTGGCAGCTTTGTGACACTCAGGGTTTGTTCAATTTACCTGCTTATCTACGTCTGCTTATCTACGTCTATGCAGCGTTGCCCAGGGCACTTCATGATCATGCTTGCCTGCGACAATGACGTTGCCGTCTATGTCCGATACTCCACACAAACCCACTCCCTGCGCTTTAAAACCAAGGCGTTCCTGGTGTTCGCTGTAATCGATACGGTCGTGATGATGACCGTGGAAGCTGCGGCTCACGCGCATGCTGCGGGCCAGTTCATCGATGGTGGCAAAGCCGTGCGGGTGGGCACTGGGGGCTTCATGCGTGACCAGGATGTCGGCACGCTGGCTGGCGAGGTAGTTGTAGTCGGTAGGGAAGATGGAACTGTAATGCTTGCGCGGCAAGCCATCACGCCAGCGGTTTTCTTTACCTGCCTTCTGCGTATATTCTCTTTGCGTCTGGAATTTCTTTGGCCCCGGCGGCATCCAGATATGACCCCTGAACACACCACCCAGACCGGCGATGCGGTAACCGGCAACATCAACTATGCGCCCATGCAGGTTGCGGCCAGCCAGGGCTGAGCCAAACAGGTGGTCGTAGTCAGCATCGGTATCTGTATCATGGTTGCCGTGGATATACCAGACTTCAGTCAGATCAACGATGGCCTCAAGCTCCATTTCCAGCGGCTGGCGGGCTTGCAAATCTCCTAGGAAGATGATGGCGGCAGGGCGCTTATCCAGCACTGCATCAATCACATGCTGGAAATTGCCGTGGGTGTCACCGCAAAAATAAATAGCTTGCATAAAATTGCATTTAAAATAGTGGCGCACCGAAGACAGCACCGCAAGAGTTCAGATGCAAAGAATATACCTGAGAAACAAATTCAAATAAGATACAGGTAACAAATATATTTCGAAATTTCACATTCTTCACATCTTATTTAGTAAATCAATTATGTCACCATGGAAATGGATCATCGCTGCAATCATCCTGTTCTTTGCCGTCCAACACTGGCGTAACCGTCCTTTGCCAGTGCCACCAGGCAGTATCGCGCCGAATGAGCCTGTGCAGACTTCAGGTTCTGGCAAGACTTACGATCAGAATAATTACAAGCTGACAGCGCTGGCAGACTTTACGGTAGAGGCACGGGTCTTGTCGAAGCAGACTTATTCATCTGACCGCGAAGCCGAGCTGGCCCCGGTAGATCTGGCGCTGGGATGGGGTTCCATGTCAGATACGGCGGTGCTTGATCAGTTGTCGATAGGGCAGAGCAACCGTTTTTATTTCTATCGCTGGGAAAAAGAGCCACCAAGGCCACCGGCAGAAATCGCCACCCACAGCGCGAACATGCATTTGATACCCACCACGCCTGCGCTGGAAAAAATCATGAAAGATGTGCGCGTCGGCCAGGTAGTCAAGATACGCGGCCAACTGGTTGAGGCCAAAGCTGCCGATGGCTGGCACTGGCGTTCATCCCTGACCCGCGATGACACCGGCGCAGGTGCCTGCGAATTGATCAGGGTAGAAGCGATTGAGGTGAAGTGAGCCTGAGATAAATTGATAATGAGTAATAAATTTGCAAATTAGTTCTGCCAGGCAGTGCCCTGAGGATAAAAATCCAGTACTTTGTCCAAAAATATAGCACCATGTATCAAAAGTGAGGACACTTTGAAAATTGTTGTGCCTGTTTCTCCCCAATTTTTGCTGCGTGGGATGCAGGCACAGGCTGCCCGGTGGGATGCATTACCCCGCCCCGGCAGCATAATCATTCAAGGAAATGTTACATGCCCTCAGTTTCTGTTTTCACTCCCGCTAGATATGTCGCCACGCTGGTGCTCACGCTGCTCATGATGTCAGCACATAGTAGCCAGGCACAAACGCAGGCCAGCTTACCTGCCAGCACGCCTGCAAGTGCACCTGCCAGTACGCCCGCAAGCTCATCTGCAAGCGCGGCTGAAGCTGCAGCACAAGAATTACAAAGTGTAGAAGTCAAAGCCGTCAGGGACCCCGCCATCATGCCGTATAAGATGGCTTATGAGCTGATGTCCAAAGTGCGTGCAGCAAGCAAAGACAAGGTACAGATACAGATACGCATCACCTCGGCCAAAACCCGTGCACCGGTACCCAACCTCAGTATCTACCTTGACGGCAAGAATACCCACCAGCAGCTCGACATTTCAGCAACCGGTTTTGTCAACGTACCGCTGGACCAGGCCGCCTATGCCGATGGTGCCGAGTTTGTCACCAACCAGAAAAAAGGCTCGATGGAAGTTCATGTCCTGCTGCTGCCCAAACTGCCGCAAGATGTCTTCAAATATGCCGACATCAGTGAAAGCATAGAGGCTGCACAAATGGCCATCAAGGAACTGGTGCCCTGGTATTTTCGCCTGTTCATGCCCTCGGTCAATAGCATAGGCATTTGCTACGCAGGACAAAACCAGACTGTGCTGGTCAAAGGCAGTGAAGAGCAGCAACTGCCCGCCAACAGTGATACCACCGACCCTCTCAAAAACAAAGTCCATTGCGCCCGCTTTGCAGCCAAGGATGTTGCCAAAGAAAAGGGTAACCTCATCATGCCGGCAACTGGCTGGCAGGCGATTTATATGTGAAGCCTGGTGCAAGCCGCAATCATGTTTTTTGCGGAACCCGGATACCGATCAAAGCTGGATTGATTTTGGACATGGGTACCGCACTTTCCATGACGATGGCAACAGCGACATACGCTGGCGTGGTGGTGCTAACCTGGTCTATGACATCCTGTATGGCAAGGGCATAGGCGACGGGCCATTCATCAGGACTGGCGCAAAATCTTTCTATCGTGGGTTGCAAGGCAGGCCAGAAATTCTTGAGGTAATTGAGTGGTGTGTCTGACGCCGGAAAACCACTGGGCAAACGTGGCTTGCCAAATTCTGCACTACCCAAGGTGTTGCTCACATGCTTGAAGAGTGCGTGCAGGTCGGGCCTGTCTTGCGGTTTTGCGCCATTGCTTTCGGCTGCGCCACATATCATTGACCAGACTGAATACTGGCTCTCTGCCAATGGGCGGTTGATAGCATCGCCCATGAAGTAGCTGGTACCGTCGTCACAATCTACCTTGATGATTTCATTGCCATGCATTTGAGCCCGTGCGCTCATCTGGCAGGAAAAACCAGCCAGCGCACCCAGCATGCTCAACAGCGATTCTATGTGCACGCCCTTGTCATTTTTCATGGCTTCCATCAGGCGCTTGAGAATTTCTCTACCACCCAGTCTGGCACCGATCAAGGGCTCGGTTTTCCGGCGCTCGCTGATGGCTGCCAGCAGGGAATCTGCTACAGCATCAGTCGTGGTGGCAGCGCCGTTGGTTTGCGTCTGGTCAGCTTGCACAGGGGATGCTGCTTGCGGAAATGGCCGCCTGGTCGTTGGATTGAAATACATGTTCAGCAGAGGGATCAGGGCGCAAAAATTTGCCAGTGCGGACAAGTTCAGGCTTATCAAGCTTCTTTTCATTGTCCTGTCACGGATGATCAACGTTGTGCTGTACAGAACATGCTTCACTTCTATGCTGCCGATATCGTTTGCGTTGATCACCTTGTTTGCAGTCATCAGATGGGTCTTGCGTACTTTTAAGGCAGAAAAATCCAGGCTTGCGCCTTGTTCATATTTTTCCAATAAATGTGGAAAAAGGATTTTTTCCTGCAATTGACGCAGGCGGGTCAGCAGTTCACCCATATTAGCGATATTGCTGGGGATGATCAGTTCAGTGCTGCGGGAGCTACGGTTTTTTAAAATCAGGCAATCATTGAGTCGCCCGGAAAAAAGCGCCGCCATGCTGGTGCTGTTACGTGCGTGATTCTCATAAATGCTGAGCTCCGTCGAGAAGCTGATCAATCCGGCCTCCAGAGGGCCCTGTACGGTCAGGCCTTTTTCATAAACATGTACTTGGTAGTTGAACTGACTGACAATCAAGAGCAGCGCAGGTGTGAGAAGGAGAATGCCGAGCAAAAAAACCGGCCAGGACGCAATGGTCCAGCCCATCGCCAGTGGCAAATAAGAGAAAATCAGGAGCAAGTAATGCAATTTCTGCAGCGACCAGTTTTTCTGGTAGCTGGCGACCAGCTTGCCCAACGCCGCAGATGAAAACTCGTCGGCAAATTTTTGCTTGCGTGCATGTACAACTTGAGTCATGCGCAACAGCAGATACAAAAGCAGGATAAGAAATGGCATCCACAAGGCATTGCCGATGAGGTAATCGATCAACCTGATGCGGTAGCCAGGCAAGGGTGTGGGCAGCATGCCGTTTTGCTGCAGCTCTTTGATACGCTCTGGCGACAAGGGGTAATAGTCAGTCGGGCTGCCCTTGACGCCCATGACAAATCCTTCATCTGTAATGTTATATGGGAGTAAAAACACGTCAGTGCGCAAGCGCCTGCCCAGATATAAGACTTCGCCATCATTCCCGCGTGCGCTGGTATTTGCCACCCAGTCGATTTCATAATTTGAGTTGACGACACTGGCCTGTGCATTGGCACCGTATAAACAAAATAAAACAAATAAATAGATGGGCAGTAAACGAAAAATTGGAAGAACGGCAGGTCGCAAGGGGATTTCCTGAAAAAGGGCAGACAAGGGCAGATAAGGACAGGTGCAGGTACTGCTGTAAAAGCTGGTCAGGTATCAGTATGCCATTGAGCAGCCACACTTACAAAGCGGCACGGCGGCAGCTTTGTCAGAAGCAGCTCTGGAATTGTTCTTTTTTTACTTGTCTTGTTGTAATATGAGCAGCATTTTGCTGGGCAATGTTGTCATGCAGTGACAGGGTCGGGCAGGTGCATCGCGCATCTTTGCATAATGCACGTACATATTTTTTTGCCAATGGCATGCAAAATATACATAAAGGAATGTTCATGAAGATATCATCAGCCCTGCTCGCAGTATGCAGCCTCTTCATTCTGGGGCCAGTCGCTGCGGCAGAGGACTTCGCTGCAGCTGCACAAAAAGTCGCCAATGCACGTGTCAGCAGTGCCGCGATTCCTGGCTTGGTAGTCGTGACCGTGAATGGTCAGGAGCAAAAAATACAGGGCTTTGGTCAGGTCACAAATGGTACCGATGGCAAAAATCAAGCCCACCTGCCAGATGCCAATACCGTTTTTGAAATAGGCTCAGTCAGCAAAACCTTTACTGCCTTATTGCTGGCAGACATGCACGCGCGTGGCGTGCTCAAGCTTGATGATACTGTGGCAGCGCTGCTACCAGCCTACACCATACCGCAATATCAGGGCCGTGCCATCACCCTGCTGGATCTGGCTACTCAGACTTCAGCCCTGCCACGGTTGCCTGCCAATTTCTCGCCCAGGCAGGCGGATAACCCTTATGCAGATTACTCAGAGAATAATCTGCGCGTTTTTTTGCGCAGCTATCAACTGACGCGCGCGCCGGCTGCAAAGTATGAATATTCCAACCTTGGCTTTGGCCTGCTGGGCCAGGCACTGTCTGCGCGAGCTGGCAAGTCTTATGCAGAGCTGGTGCAGGAGCGCATTGCCAAGCCGCTGGGAATGGCAGATACCGGCATCGCCCTGACTGCCAACATGCAAAACAATCTGGCAATTGGTCATGATGCACAAGGCAAGACTGTCGCCAACTGGGACATGCCCACACTCGCAGGTGCAGGGGCCTTGCGTTCCAGCGCACAAGATATGCTGCGCTATTTGCAGGCACACATGCACAGTGCCAATGTCAAGATGCCCGCAGGTCTGCAACTGGTGCAACAGCCGCAACGACCCACTGGTATGCCGGGTTTGCAGATAGGCCTGGCCTGGCATGTGCAAAGCGTGCGCGGTCAGACTGTGGTCTGGCATAACGGCATGACGGGCGGTTATGCATCTTTCGTCGGTTTTACGGCAGATGGCCAGCGCGGTGTCGTCGTGCTGGCCAATGCCAGCGTCAATGTTGATGACATAGGCATGGCAGCCTTGCTGCCTGCCGATGTCGGCAATACAGGCGGCAATACAGCCACCGACAAGCTCAGCGCAAATCAACTGGCAGAATACACAGGCCGTTATCAACTTGCCCCGGTGCCATCCTCAATATCAGCGCCGGGCCAGATGGCCTGTTGGCGCAATTGACAGGGCAGCCACAGGCACCAGTGTTTCCGCGCAAGAAAGATGAATTCTTTTATAAAGTAGTCGAAGCCAGCCTGCAATTTGAGCGTGATGCCAGTGGCAAGATACAGTCACTGACCCTGCACCAGAACGGCCATGCCTCGCCCGCACCGCGCATAGGCGAGGCTGCTCCAGAAGCGGCTTCAAACGCAAGCAGGCGTACAGAAATAAGCCTGCCTGCTGAACAGCTTAAACAATATATCGGCAGCTATACTCTGGCACCCGGCTTCAAACTCATCATCAGCGAACAGTCAGGCCAGCTATTTGCGCAGGCTACCGGCCAGGGCAGCAATGCTATCTTTGCCGAGGCAAAAGACAAATTCTTTTTAAAGGTCGTCGATGCACAACTGAGCTTCCAGCGCCAGGCCGATGGCAAGATCAGCGGTCTGGTACTGCACCAGAATGGCCGCAATATGCCGGGGCCGCGTGATGCGGATTAGTCATGATGAGGCCAGGTTTTTTTAAATGGTCGTCGTTGGTAGCGAGCGCTGGGCATGCGGTCGCTGCCAGAAATAACGCTTTGTTTGTCCGTTTATTTCAATTGCTGATTCAGTGCTGAGATTGCCGCATTCAAAACTGTATCAACCCGATTTCTGAAGTCTGCCACGGTTTGTGCAACTTTAATATCTGGCACAATACCTTTGCCGACAAATTCTGTGCCGTCAGGGAAGGTGTCATTTTTGACGCAGACCCTGCCTGAGCCGCCTCCTGGCAGGTTAAAACTGATTGGCGACCCTGTGCTGCCAGCGGTTGCTCCACCGATGATCAGCCCACGTTTCATGTTTCTGAATGCAACGACAAAATCCTCAGCAGCAGAGAAGGTTTGTCCTGAAGTTAACACCACGACCGGGCCCTTGAATTGATGGTTCGCATCTGGTGTGACCTTGTATACCGGGTAGGTGTATTCTGGATTGCTATTGTGTTGAGAGCGATCAATGGAACGGTAATTGCGTATGGTCGCTTTTGAAGTTGGAAATACATCCATGCCCAGCGTTTTCAATATATCGTAGCCGACATGGGCATTGCCGCCACCATTGCGGCGCACATCCAGAATGAGGGCTTTTGCTTTTGAAATTTCTGGAAAGTCCTTCAGAAAAAGTTCTGTGACTTCGGTGCTCTCAAATGTGGTCATCCATACATGGGCAATGCCACCTTCCAGCATCTTGAATGTGTACCATGATCCTCCAATCGCGTTGCTTCTTTCTTCATTACTGACTCGCTTTGCCGAATAGTGTTTCACTACACCGTTTTCATCCCGTGCTGCAAAGGCTATTTTTTCGCTGATTGGTCCCTGCAGAAATTCATATTGATATATGCGAACATCTTTATCCTGTCTGGTGCCTGAAGAAATATAAGGAGCCAGGACTTTTTCTGAGTACTCCTGCGCCGGCATGCCATTTACACTGACTATCTCATGTCCACGCTTTAATCCTGCTTGTTGCAGTTCAGAATCACCTACCCACCTTACTATGACCTTGCCTTCCATTAGCTCGATGTAAATAAGTGGTTTGGTTTGGTATTTGTCATACTCTTGTTGAGAAGGATAAACATTGGTATGCCCATCCTGTAATAAGGCGACCATTTCCGAAAGTAATTGGTAATATTCAAGATTTGTTTTTGCTGCCCGAATTTTTGGTAAATACTGCAAATACAAACCATCCCAATTGATGTCTTGAAGTTTTTCGACAAAGACAAAGTTATATTTTATTTCTGACCATACCCTGGATAAACCAGCGACGCGTTCATCTTCTGTCAATGATTCTTTATAGGGTGTTTTCCAGGTACTACCGTTCCAAAATTCAGCCTCTTTTTTGGAAGCTGTTTCGAATTGCATAATCAGCTTATCCCATCGCGGATCCTGGTGCAAAACATCGAAATCCTTATTATTCTTGAGTTGTCTAATGTTGAAATATTTGACCCTGTATGCGTTTTGCAACCAGGTAAAGGCCAGATCAGTCTGCTTCAATTTGCTTGCTGACGCGGCAGCGCCGTATGCGGCACTGCCCATCGATGGGTCTATTTCGTAAGCTTTTTGAAAGTACTGCAATGCAATCTGGTAGCGGGTTTCCTGATGCGCACGAATACCCAATTGCTCATTTTCTGCCGCACTTATTCCCCATTGAACGACAGCCCCGGTGTTTTCCGATGCCAGGATATTGGTGGCCGGTAGCAGAAACGCTCCTGCCATGAATGCGATGTGTGTCAGTCTGCTTGCTGCGTTAATGAAGTGAGCGGGCATCATTTTATTCAGATTAGTTGGTTAATAAATTTATTATTAAGTTTATTGTTTATTGCAATAATACAATGACTGTATCATGTAAATGTCACAACACATTCTGCGCATAAAATTTTTCAGCTACTTCATCTTCGCCGCACAGACACTTCACACTGCAAGGCTAAGCTGGCGCATCTTTATTCGCTGCCATTTGGCCACGTTCACCGATGTCTTCTTTGCTGGCTCATGTCGCTACTGGCCTGACGCTGTATTTTTGCCGCAGCGATCGGCGGCCACGGCTGCATGTCAGTATGGCTTTGCCGGTTTTGCTGGCGATTGCACCTGACTTTGATTATTTTGGTATCTGGTTTTTTCATCTGCGCTATGAACAGCGTTTCACGCATTCGCTGTTGTTTTGCCTGCTGACAGGCGCAGTTGCTTGTTACCTTGTTCGCCGCGTCGGACGGCAATCGCCTGCCATGCCGGGTTTCTGGATATTGCTGCTGGCGGCATGCTCGCATCTCTTGCTTGATATGCTGGTAGGACGGGCTTTGCCTTTGTTGTGGCCCTTTGTAACAACTGAGTTTTCCCTGCCCTTGATGTTGTTGCCAGGGGCCTCACATACCGGGCTGGTCAGTTATGCTTTCTGGCGCAACCTGATCATGGAAGCGTGCTTGCTCTTGCCCATGTTGGCGGCCATGGTGATGCTGGTGCGACGCGCATCTGTGCGGAGCTACATGCCAGAAATCCTGCTGGTACTGGCGATGTGGTCAGGCCTGGTCTTTGCCGGAGGGCGGCTGGCAGCTATCTGATAGTTGACTCCAGCATCGTGGTAAATTTTTTAACCAATACCCTGTATTTAGTGATAATACCACTTCAACTAATTGTAACTATTGGTATTGTTATGGTATCTGAACTGCCTTACCTGTTTTTATCCTTACGCCCCACAGTTTTTACTTTCCAAAGCCCGATGCGCTGAATTGGACTCTTACTTTGTAACAATATTTTGTTTCCAAAAAAACCACTTGACCGCCTGATATTTAAGCAACATCGTTGCCTCAGTTTCTGCTCAAAATGAAACAGGAACGACGAAAATGACCCCACAAAACCGGGGCATTTATCTATCAACAGTTCAGGGGGAATAGGATGAGACATAGAACTGGAATTCGCATTAATCACCTCATGC
It encodes the following:
- a CDS encoding DMT family transporter — translated: MSAPSAAIPYNRNATLAYIAAMLMLATLGIFIHEAGLDAVTTVFFRCLFAAIALALYCAYKGMFVAANFSRKNLGLAVFGGVLMVVNWVTFFAAIQRIGISVTTIVFHVQPFIVLLLGAVLFREKIAANKLAWIFLGFFGLVLACGLQVSGIQVSGQINKQYLTGLLLTLTGACAYAGVTLTTRAMRNMPAHLIALIHCLVGLVLLAGLVTIPVDGIRMQQWAWLAGLGLMPTALAYVLIYGALPKMPTTAIAVLTFVYPASALGVDYLVYGQHISLLQMAGLVLIVLASLGVNLNWSWYAVRQRLAAL
- a CDS encoding S41 family peptidase; the protein is MMPAHFINAASRLTHIAFMAGAFLLPATNILASENTGAVVQWGISAAENEQLGIRAHQETRYQIALQYFQKAYEIDPSMGSAAYGAAASASKLKQTDLAFTWLQNAYRVKYFNIRQLKNNKDFDVLHQDPRWDKLIMQFETASKKEAEFWNGSTWKTPYKESLTEDERVAGLSRVWSEIKYNFVFVEKLQDINWDGLYLQYLPKIRAAKTNLEYYQLLSEMVALLQDGHTNVYPSQQEYDKYQTKPLIYIELMEGKVIVRWVGDSELQQAGLKRGHEIVSVNGMPAQEYSEKVLAPYISSGTRQDKDVRIYQYEFLQGPISEKIAFAARDENGVVKHYSAKRVSNEERSNAIGGSWYTFKMLEGGIAHVWMTTFESTEVTELFLKDFPEISKAKALILDVRRNGGGNAHVGYDILKTLGMDVFPTSKATIRNYRSIDRSQHNSNPEYTYPVYKVTPDANHQFKGPVVVLTSGQTFSAAEDFVVAFRNMKRGLIIGGATAGSTGSPISFNLPGGGSGRVCVKNDTFPDGTEFVGKGIVPDIKVAQTVADFRNRVDTVLNAAISALNQQLK
- a CDS encoding metal-dependent hydrolase; this encodes MSSLLAHVATGLTLYFCRSDRRPRLHVSMALPVLLAIAPDFDYFGIWFFHLRYEQRFTHSLLFCLLTGAVACYLVRRVGRQSPAMPGFWILLLAACSHLLLDMLVGRALPLLWPFVTTEFSLPLMLLPGASHTGLVSYAFWRNLIMEACLLLPMLAAMVMLVRRASVRSYMPEILLVLAMWSGLVFAGGRLAAI
- a CDS encoding LysR family transcriptional regulator, encoding MNLSELNLSQLRTFVLAAERLSFVSAAEAVHRSQAAVSMQISKLETSLGQPLFERHTRRIALTLAGETLLPFARQLLQTEQAALNALRTQQVVGKVVLGSPDDYVSSLLPAVLERFSKRFTGVEIELVCLQSLLLRPLLKKGAIDLAFVTRDEGLDGAFIRREPMVWVGAEKHAVWKKSPLPVALYDKGCVARAHTLTALEKSGLPYYSTYSSPSLLGILAMVEAGLAIAALAECSVPAHLVRLGKAEGLKPIAPLDIVLIKGRKNNSPAAECLANEIMQGLSERRGV
- a CDS encoding metallophosphoesterase, whose translation is MQAIYFCGDTHGNFQHVIDAVLDKRPAAIIFLGDLQARQPLEMELEAIVDLTEVWYIHGNHDTDTDADYDHLFGSALAGRNLHGRIVDVAGYRIAGLGGVFRGHIWMPPGPKKFQTQREYTQKAGKENRWRDGLPRKHYSSIFPTDYNYLASQRADILVTHEAPSAHPHGFATIDELARSMRVSRSFHGHHHDRIDYSEHQERLGFKAQGVGLCGVSDIDGNVIVAGKHDHEVPWATLHRRR
- a CDS encoding DUF6585 family protein is translated as MRPAVLPIFRLLPIYLFVLFCLYGANAQASVVNSNYEIDWVANTSARGNDGEVLYLGRRLRTDVFLLPYNITDEGFVMGVKGSPTDYYPLSPERIKELQQNGMLPTPLPGYRIRLIDYLIGNALWMPFLILLLYLLLRMTQVVHARKQKFADEFSSAALGKLVASYQKNWSLQKLHYLLLIFSYLPLAMGWTIASWPVFLLGILLLTPALLLIVSQFNYQVHVYEKGLTVQGPLEAGLISFSTELSIYENHARNSTSMAALFSGRLNDCLILKNRSSRSTELIIPSNIANMGELLTRLRQLQEKILFPHLLEKYEQGASLDFSALKVRKTHLMTANKVINANDIGSIEVKHVLYSTTLIIRDRTMKRSLISLNLSALANFCALIPLLNMYFNPTTRRPFPQAASPVQADQTQTNGAATTTDAVADSLLAAISERRKTEPLIGARLGGREILKRLMEAMKNDKGVHIESLLSMLGALAGFSCQMSARAQMHGNEIIKVDCDDGTSYFMGDAINRPLAESQYSVWSMICGAAESNGAKPQDRPDLHALFKHVSNTLGSAEFGKPRLPSGFPASDTPLNYLKNFWPALQPTIERFCASPDEWPVAYALAIQDVIDQVSTTTPAYVAVAIVMESAVPMSKINPALIGIRVPQKT
- a CDS encoding serine hydrolase; the protein is MKISSALLAVCSLFILGPVAAAEDFAAAAQKVANARVSSAAIPGLVVVTVNGQEQKIQGFGQVTNGTDGKNQAHLPDANTVFEIGSVSKTFTALLLADMHARGVLKLDDTVAALLPAYTIPQYQGRAITLLDLATQTSALPRLPANFSPRQADNPYADYSENNLRVFLRSYQLTRAPAAKYEYSNLGFGLLGQALSARAGKSYAELVQERIAKPLGMADTGIALTANMQNNLAIGHDAQGKTVANWDMPTLAGAGALRSSAQDMLRYLQAHMHSANVKMPAGLQLVQQPQRPTGMPGLQIGLAWHVQSVRGQTVVWHNGMTGGYASFVGFTADGQRGVVVLANASVNVDDIGMAALLPADVGNTGGNTATDKLSANQLAEYTGRYQLAPVPSSISAPGQMACWRN
- a CDS encoding DUF3471 domain-containing protein, which translates into the protein MAQLTGQPQAPVFPRKKDEFFYKVVEASLQFERDASGKIQSLTLHQNGHASPAPRIGEAAPEAASNASRRTEISLPAEQLKQYIGSYTLAPGFKLIISEQSGQLFAQATGQGSNAIFAEAKDKFFLKVVDAQLSFQRQADGKISGLVLHQNGRNMPGPRDAD